The Sporosarcina sp. 6E9 genome segment GCCATAGGAGGTAAACTTGTCATGAATAAAATTGATGAAAAAATTTCACAACATATACCTCTACAGGACAATCCAACCGAAAATATTCAAGGTATAGTTGAACCCAGAATTGAAGCGCGTGCTAAGCGTTCTTATATCGCTATTCCAATCGAAGTCACTTTGACTGAATGGGATAAAGTGAATGCGCTATTTGCAGAACTTTTTGAATGGTTGACCCAAAAAGGCGTACAACCCAATGGTGCCCCATTTTTTCGATATTGGGTACTCGGCGATAATAAGGAGAAATTCAAATTAGAAGTTGGTATTCCTGTTGTAAATGCAACATTTGGCGATGAGCGGGTAATCGCGGGGACTACGCCAGAAGGTAAATACGTTATTCTGGACCATAAAGGACATCCAGACCAGATCCATGAGACATTTAATCTACTTGAGGATTGGTCGGATAATCGTGGGTTAACATTAGATAAAAAGATAGCGGATAATGAAGAATTTTGGGGCGGCCGTTTCGAGTATTATTTAACGGATCCAGCTATAGAGCCGGACCTTAATAAATGGTCAATTGAAATTGCTGTTAAGATTAAAGAGTAAACAAATAAGATACACCTCCCACTCACCAGGAAACTCTAGTGATTGGGAGGTTTGTTTTTTTAATATGGCTCAGCATCGTGCCCTTTTCGAATTGCTTCATCCGGTGCATCATCACCGTCTCGGTTACCCAGAGGTTTATGACTATAGCCGCCTTTGGAGGACTTCTCGAGTCCTTCGCGCAGACGTTGCCCGTATTCAGCATCCGCTGCTTCAGCGAGTGCAATCATTTTATCTCGGATACGCTGGTCACAATTCGAAAGATCA includes the following:
- a CDS encoding GyrI-like domain-containing protein — its product is MNKIDEKISQHIPLQDNPTENIQGIVEPRIEARAKRSYIAIPIEVTLTEWDKVNALFAELFEWLTQKGVQPNGAPFFRYWVLGDNKEKFKLEVGIPVVNATFGDERVIAGTTPEGKYVILDHKGHPDQIHETFNLLEDWSDNRGLTLDKKIADNEEFWGGRFEYYLTDPAIEPDLNKWSIEIAVKIKE